One Curtobacterium herbarum genomic window carries:
- a CDS encoding cryptochrome/photolyase family protein → MSGSLVWLRDDLRIADNPALRSATDRDGPVTIVYVLDEQSDGIRPFGAAARWWLHQSLSALDADLREYGSRLVLRRGPAAEVVPALVQESGADAVFWNRRYGLVERELDTGIKAGLIASGVEAHSAAANLLWEPWTVLSGKGEPFKVFTPFWRAAQAMPEPRHPWPEPDTIAAPPDVHSDTLDDWGLLPTTPDWAGGMRYAWTPGEHGASDRLERFVDEALADYEQRDEPAQAATSSLSPHLRWGEISPYQVWHRMHETLEPDQRRAAPAFLRQLAWREFNWNEYFHCDDIARTNVRREFDAFPWRDADESELDRWRHGTTGFDLVDAGMRELWHTGAMHNRVRLATASFLVKNMLVDWRIGEQWFWDTLVDADAANNAANWQWVAGSGFDAAPYFRVFNPDRQLERFDPHREYVRRWVPADEERAEPMVDLKATRQRALDAYAEMRRA, encoded by the coding sequence ATGAGCGGCTCCCTCGTCTGGCTGCGGGACGACCTGCGCATCGCCGACAACCCGGCACTCCGCTCCGCCACCGACCGCGACGGCCCGGTCACGATCGTGTACGTCCTCGACGAGCAGAGCGACGGCATCCGCCCGTTCGGCGCGGCCGCACGCTGGTGGCTGCACCAGTCCCTGAGCGCGCTCGACGCGGACCTCCGCGAGTACGGCTCGCGACTGGTCCTGCGACGGGGTCCGGCGGCCGAGGTCGTCCCCGCCCTCGTGCAGGAGTCCGGCGCCGACGCCGTGTTCTGGAACCGGCGGTACGGCCTGGTGGAGCGTGAGCTCGACACGGGTATCAAGGCCGGCCTCATCGCGAGCGGTGTCGAGGCCCACAGCGCGGCGGCGAACCTGCTCTGGGAACCGTGGACGGTCCTCAGCGGCAAGGGCGAGCCGTTCAAGGTCTTCACCCCGTTCTGGCGTGCGGCGCAGGCGATGCCCGAACCCCGGCACCCCTGGCCCGAGCCGGACACCATCGCGGCACCGCCGGACGTGCACTCGGACACGCTCGACGACTGGGGCCTGCTGCCGACGACACCGGACTGGGCGGGCGGCATGCGCTACGCCTGGACGCCCGGCGAGCACGGCGCGTCGGACCGCCTCGAGCGATTCGTCGACGAAGCCCTCGCCGACTACGAGCAGCGTGACGAACCGGCCCAGGCCGCGACGAGCAGCCTGTCCCCGCACCTGCGCTGGGGCGAGATCAGCCCGTACCAGGTCTGGCACCGGATGCACGAGACGCTCGAGCCGGACCAGCGCCGCGCTGCCCCGGCGTTCCTCCGGCAACTCGCCTGGCGGGAGTTCAACTGGAACGAGTACTTCCACTGCGACGACATCGCGCGGACCAACGTCCGGCGCGAGTTCGACGCGTTCCCCTGGCGCGACGCCGACGAGTCGGAGCTCGACCGCTGGCGGCACGGCACGACCGGCTTCGACCTGGTCGATGCCGGCATGCGGGAGCTCTGGCACACCGGCGCCATGCACAACCGGGTCCGTCTGGCCACGGCGAGCTTCCTGGTGAAGAACATGCTCGTGGACTGGCGCATCGGCGAGCAGTGGTTCTGGGACACCCTGGTCGATGCCGACGCGGCCAACAACGCGGCGAACTGGCAGTGGGTCGCGGGCTCGGGCTTCGACGCGGCGCCGTACTTCCGCGTGTTCAACCCGGACCGGCAGCTCGAGCGGTTCGACCCGCACCGGGAGTACGTCCGCCGCTGGGTGCCCGCCGACGAGGAGCGTGCGGAACCGATGGTCGACCTCAAGGCCACCCGGCAACGTGCACTCGACGCCTACGCCGAGATGCGGCGCGCATGA
- a CDS encoding MarR family winged helix-turn-helix transcriptional regulator encodes MSDHRTEKATAVAAWESLFRAQVTVMRNLNTEFPSAEISFNEYDVCFNLSTQPGRRCRMRDLTGHLLLTQPSVSRLVDRLAAKGIVEKQPDPTDARGVIVALTPHGFDVYRTVAVQHASTIAAQVGAGLDDAELRTLTELCTKLRVGAAATTPTRRSVGAPA; translated from the coding sequence GTGAGCGATCACCGCACGGAGAAGGCCACCGCGGTCGCGGCATGGGAGTCGCTGTTCCGCGCCCAGGTCACCGTGATGCGGAACCTCAACACCGAGTTCCCGTCCGCCGAGATCTCGTTCAACGAGTACGACGTGTGCTTCAACCTGTCGACGCAGCCCGGCCGTCGCTGCCGCATGCGTGATCTGACCGGTCACCTGCTGCTCACCCAGCCGAGTGTCAGCCGACTGGTGGACCGGCTCGCCGCCAAGGGCATCGTCGAGAAGCAGCCCGACCCGACGGACGCCCGCGGGGTCATCGTCGCCCTCACCCCGCACGGCTTCGACGTGTACCGCACGGTCGCGGTGCAGCACGCCTCCACCATCGCGGCCCAGGTCGGCGCCGGGCTCGACGACGCCGAACTCCGGACGCTCACCGAGCTGTGCACGAAGCTGCGGGTCGGCGCTGCGGCGACCACCCCGACCCGTCGGTCCGTCGGGGCCCCGGCATGA
- a CDS encoding winged helix-turn-helix domain-containing protein, protein MSLTIAQPRTTTTLRTAAPAATDLGSVTPIRGRRPAVLPAQPARPVADRSAVPTSPAVAPPRNRALPEGTEARGFALYVGLDEATAAAAGTTLAAVVEQLKALTTQLVPGAETYAAVAVAAEGSGGRDVDVVRLALQDRSAVAARKQTEKPEPEETGVVIDISRKRVVLDGEAAPLTFKEFELLQFLVLREGRTVDRSAIIEGLWSDGEDETPNERTIDVHVRRLRSKLGAFEEIVRTVRGVGYRFDRHADVSVRYASTPSPDLF, encoded by the coding sequence ATGTCGCTCACCATCGCCCAGCCCCGCACCACCACGACGCTCCGCACCGCCGCGCCGGCCGCCACCGACCTCGGCAGCGTGACCCCGATCCGCGGACGCCGCCCCGCCGTCCTGCCGGCGCAGCCCGCCCGCCCGGTCGCCGACCGCTCCGCCGTGCCGACCAGCCCGGCCGTCGCCCCGCCCCGCAACCGCGCCCTGCCGGAGGGCACGGAGGCCCGTGGGTTCGCCCTGTACGTCGGCCTCGACGAGGCCACCGCGGCCGCCGCCGGCACGACGCTGGCCGCCGTCGTCGAGCAGCTGAAGGCCCTGACCACCCAGCTCGTGCCCGGCGCCGAGACCTACGCGGCCGTCGCCGTCGCGGCCGAGGGGTCCGGCGGGCGTGACGTCGACGTGGTGCGCCTGGCCCTGCAGGACCGTTCGGCGGTCGCGGCACGCAAGCAGACCGAGAAGCCCGAGCCGGAGGAGACCGGGGTCGTCATCGACATCTCCCGGAAGCGCGTCGTGCTGGACGGCGAAGCGGCCCCGCTGACCTTCAAGGAGTTCGAGCTCCTGCAGTTCCTGGTCCTCCGCGAGGGCCGCACGGTCGACCGGTCGGCGATCATCGAGGGCCTGTGGTCCGACGGTGAGGACGAGACCCCGAACGAGCGCACCATCGACGTGCACGTGCGACGCCTCCGGTCGAAGCTCGGCGCGTTCGAGGAGATCGTCCGGACCGTCCGCGGTGTGGGCTACCGGTTCGACCGGCACGCCGACGTCTCGGTCCGCTACGCCTCCACCCCCTCGCCCGACCTCTTCTGA
- the upp gene encoding uracil phosphoribosyltransferase yields the protein MRVHVADHPLITHKLSVLRDRTTPSPTFRALTEELVTLLAYEATRNVRVTATPITTPVAQTMGVAIAKPRPLVVPILRAGLGMLEGMVKLVPTAEVGFLGMARNEVTFEPQTYAERLPDDLSNRQCFVLDPMLATGGTLAAAIDFLFARGAVDVTCVCILGAPEGLAALEAAVGDRDVTIVLGALDERLDENGYIVPGLGDAGDRLYGLAE from the coding sequence ATGCGAGTCCACGTCGCCGACCACCCGCTCATCACCCACAAGCTCTCGGTGCTCCGCGACCGGACCACTCCCTCCCCCACGTTCCGTGCCCTGACGGAGGAGCTCGTCACGCTCCTGGCGTACGAGGCCACGCGCAACGTCCGGGTGACGGCCACGCCGATCACCACCCCGGTCGCGCAGACGATGGGCGTCGCGATCGCGAAGCCCCGCCCGCTGGTCGTGCCGATCCTCCGTGCCGGCCTCGGCATGCTCGAGGGCATGGTCAAGCTGGTCCCGACGGCCGAGGTCGGGTTCCTCGGCATGGCCCGCAACGAGGTCACGTTCGAGCCGCAGACCTACGCCGAGCGGCTGCCGGACGACCTGTCGAACCGACAGTGCTTCGTGCTCGACCCGATGCTCGCGACCGGTGGCACGCTCGCCGCGGCCATCGACTTCCTCTTCGCCCGGGGCGCCGTCGACGTCACCTGCGTCTGCATCCTCGGTGCTCCCGAGGGCCTCGCCGCGCTCGAGGCGGCCGTCGGCGACCGTGACGTGACCATCGTCCTGGGTGCGCTCGACGAGCGCCTCGACGAGAACGGCTACATCGTGCCGGGTCTCGGCGACGCCGGCGACCGGCTCTACGGCCTGGCCGAGTAG
- a CDS encoding nucleoside deaminase, whose amino-acid sequence MERALAEARACLATGDVPVGAVVLDASGAVVAVGRNERQARQDPTAHAEVLALRAAAAVTGDWHLAEHTLVVTLEPCPMCAGAALAARVPRIVFGAWDPKAGASGSVYDIARDRRLPHRAEVVAGVLEDDCAAVLDTFFAERR is encoded by the coding sequence ATGGAACGCGCCCTGGCCGAGGCCCGCGCGTGTCTCGCCACCGGCGACGTCCCGGTCGGGGCCGTGGTCCTCGACGCCTCCGGTGCGGTGGTTGCGGTCGGACGGAACGAACGCCAGGCCCGCCAGGACCCGACCGCGCACGCCGAGGTCCTCGCGCTCCGCGCCGCCGCGGCCGTCACCGGGGACTGGCACCTGGCCGAGCACACCCTGGTCGTCACGCTCGAGCCGTGCCCGATGTGTGCCGGCGCAGCCCTGGCGGCACGCGTCCCGCGGATCGTGTTCGGTGCCTGGGACCCGAAGGCCGGGGCGAGCGGCAGCGTCTACGACATCGCGCGGGACCGCCGGCTGCCGCACCGGGCCGAGGTGGTCGCCGGCGTGCTCGAGGACGACTGCGCGGCCGTCCTCGACACGTTCTTCGCCGAGCGGCGCTGA
- a CDS encoding cation diffusion facilitator family transporter produces MSASGGTKAIFAALGANIGIAVVKFIAAAISGSASMLAEGVHSLADSANQLLLLLGGRKAKKAADEEHPFGHGRERYVSAFVVSIVLFSVGGVFSLYEGIEKFSHPHPLDNWWLPVVVLVIAIGLEGFSLRTALKEAAPQKGGQSWIQFVRRAKAPELPVVMLEDTAALIGLVFALFGVGLTAITGNGVFDAIGTVLIAVLLIAVALVLGVETKSLLVGEGAGSGDVERIKQAVLDGPEVDSIIHLKTLYLGPDELMVGVKVAVDGDRRLGDVAAGIDTVEQRIRTAVPIARVIYIEPDVRHDGPQPTTEAIVLRAAD; encoded by the coding sequence ATGAGCGCTTCCGGAGGGACGAAGGCGATCTTCGCCGCACTCGGTGCGAACATCGGGATCGCGGTCGTGAAGTTCATCGCGGCGGCGATCAGCGGATCCGCGTCGATGCTCGCCGAAGGGGTGCACTCCCTGGCGGACTCCGCGAACCAGCTGCTCCTGCTGCTCGGTGGCCGGAAGGCGAAGAAGGCCGCGGACGAGGAGCACCCGTTCGGCCACGGCCGCGAGCGCTACGTGTCCGCCTTCGTGGTCTCGATCGTGCTGTTCTCGGTCGGCGGCGTGTTCTCGCTCTACGAGGGCATCGAGAAGTTCAGCCACCCGCACCCGCTCGACAACTGGTGGCTGCCGGTGGTGGTGCTCGTCATCGCGATCGGGCTCGAGGGGTTCTCGCTCCGCACCGCCCTCAAGGAGGCCGCTCCGCAGAAGGGCGGGCAGTCCTGGATCCAGTTCGTCCGTCGCGCCAAGGCCCCGGAGCTGCCCGTCGTGATGCTCGAGGACACCGCGGCCCTGATCGGCCTGGTGTTCGCGCTGTTCGGCGTCGGCCTGACCGCGATCACCGGCAACGGGGTGTTCGACGCGATCGGCACGGTGCTCATCGCGGTGCTGCTCATCGCCGTGGCGCTCGTGCTCGGTGTCGAGACGAAGAGCCTGCTCGTCGGCGAGGGCGCGGGCTCCGGCGACGTCGAACGGATCAAGCAGGCCGTGCTCGACGGCCCCGAGGTCGACTCGATCATCCACCTCAAGACCCTCTACCTCGGGCCCGACGAACTGATGGTCGGCGTGAAGGTCGCCGTCGACGGCGACCGGCGACTCGGTGACGTGGCCGCCGGCATCGACACCGTCGAGCAGCGGATCCGCACGGCCGTCCCGATCGCCCGGGTCATCTACATCGAGCCCGACGTCCGCCACGACGGCCCGCAGCCGACGACCGAGGCGATCGTCCTGCGCGCCGCCGACTGA
- the proC gene encoding pyrroline-5-carboxylate reductase — translation MTFELPRVAMLGVGSMSGAVLQGLLASGVAPDTVVVTTRSESSAAAHRATGLHATATETDADANRAAVRGAGLVVLGVKPFGIVDLLDEVAEDLAPDTVVVSVAVGVTTETMQAHVPAGVRVVRALPNTPIGVGLGVTGISAGASADADATALASQVFAVSGEVIEVPESQLDALSAVSGSGPAYVFLLVEQWQQAAEALGFTHEQARTMVQGTVRGAVELLARSGSEPADLRRAVTSPKGTTERAVAVLQDADLAETLERAARAAIARAEELSRL, via the coding sequence ATGACCTTCGAACTGCCCCGCGTCGCCATGCTCGGCGTCGGTTCCATGTCCGGCGCGGTCCTGCAGGGCCTCCTGGCGTCCGGCGTGGCGCCCGACACGGTCGTCGTGACCACCCGCTCCGAGTCCTCGGCGGCGGCACACCGTGCCACCGGGCTCCACGCCACCGCGACCGAGACCGACGCGGACGCCAACCGGGCGGCCGTCCGGGGCGCCGGACTCGTCGTCCTCGGGGTGAAGCCGTTCGGCATCGTCGACCTGCTCGACGAGGTCGCCGAGGACCTGGCGCCGGACACGGTCGTCGTCAGCGTCGCCGTCGGGGTGACGACGGAGACGATGCAGGCGCACGTGCCCGCGGGGGTCCGTGTGGTCCGGGCGCTGCCGAACACCCCGATCGGGGTCGGCCTCGGGGTCACCGGAATCAGCGCCGGGGCATCGGCGGACGCTGACGCCACCGCGCTGGCGTCGCAGGTGTTCGCCGTCTCGGGCGAGGTCATCGAGGTGCCGGAGTCCCAGCTCGACGCCCTGTCCGCGGTGTCCGGCTCCGGCCCCGCGTACGTCTTCCTGCTCGTCGAACAGTGGCAGCAGGCCGCCGAGGCGCTCGGGTTCACGCACGAGCAGGCGCGGACCATGGTGCAGGGCACCGTCCGGGGCGCGGTCGAACTCCTGGCCCGGTCCGGCAGCGAGCCGGCGGACCTCCGACGCGCCGTGACGAGCCCGAAGGGGACCACCGAGCGCGCGGTCGCCGTGCTGCAGGACGCCGACCTGGCGGAGACGCTCGAGCGGGCAGCGCGGGCCGCCATCGCCCGGGCCGAGGAGCTGTCCCGGCTCTGA
- a CDS encoding potassium channel family protein produces the protein MADRNRTHHQQGPVSHDAPVLVIGLGRFGAATAGQLERQGRDVLVVDTDAALVQKWSDRVTHAVQADATDMDALRQIGAQDFAIAVVGTGSDLESSVLITANLVDLGVPQIWAKAISRSHGTILSRIGANHVVYPEREAGERTAHLVSGRMLDFIEFDDDFAVVKMFPPRAVRGRDLATTVIRTRFGLTVLGIKPPGQAFVPATPDSVIGEDDVIIVSGTETDLERFAALE, from the coding sequence TTGGCTGACCGAAACCGCACGCACCACCAGCAGGGCCCCGTCAGCCACGACGCCCCGGTGCTGGTCATCGGACTCGGCCGCTTCGGTGCCGCCACCGCCGGGCAGCTCGAACGTCAGGGCCGCGACGTCCTGGTGGTCGACACCGACGCCGCGCTGGTGCAGAAGTGGTCGGACCGGGTCACGCACGCGGTGCAGGCCGACGCGACCGACATGGACGCGCTCCGGCAGATCGGCGCGCAGGACTTCGCGATCGCCGTCGTGGGCACCGGCTCCGACCTCGAGTCGAGCGTCCTGATCACCGCGAACCTCGTCGACCTCGGCGTGCCGCAGATCTGGGCGAAGGCGATCAGCCGCTCGCACGGCACGATCCTCAGCCGCATCGGCGCGAACCACGTGGTCTACCCGGAGCGCGAGGCCGGCGAACGGACAGCACACCTGGTGTCCGGCCGGATGCTCGACTTCATCGAGTTCGACGACGACTTCGCCGTGGTCAAGATGTTCCCGCCGCGGGCCGTCCGCGGCCGGGACCTGGCGACGACGGTGATCCGCACGCGCTTCGGCCTGACGGTGCTCGGCATCAAGCCACCCGGGCAGGCGTTCGTGCCGGCGACCCCGGACAGTGTGATCGGCGAGGACGACGTCATCATCGTGTCCGGCACCGAGACCGACCTCGAACGCTTCGCCGCACTCGAGTAG
- a CDS encoding TrkH family potassium uptake protein: MLDRTEPVPAPGTASARRHPGRISTALRSSPSRLAILVFVVLIFLFTGLFMTPMAAADGTTTHFSDALFTAASVVCVTGLATVDMATHWSVFGKVLVVIGTQIGALGVLTFASILGLVVTRRLGLRAKLMAAGDSNPLRTHHGAVPEGQAVRLGDVGTLLLTVAVSTLSIEIVLGLLLLPSVLVTGIPFWSAVGDSFYYAAMAFTNTGFAPNAEGLDPFAHDYWFLSLLMVGVVAGSIGFPVIRTLTKQLRSPRRWPIHVKLTLVTSGVLLLGGAVTYIALEASNPATFGREGAGRTAFQALFLSTMTRSGGFSLVDFDELHGSSLLVTDMLMFIGGGSASTAGGIKVTTLAVLFLAAVAEARGRQSMEAFGRRIPSDVLRVAVAIVLWGATIVAIATVVLLQITHEPLDRVLFEVISAFATCGLSSGVSSALPDSGKYVLAATMFLGRVGTVTIAAALAASQSRQLFRRPEERPIVG; encoded by the coding sequence ATGCTCGACCGCACCGAGCCGGTTCCCGCCCCGGGTACCGCGTCGGCCCGGCGACACCCCGGCCGCATCAGCACGGCGCTCCGGTCCTCGCCCTCCCGCCTGGCGATCCTGGTCTTCGTCGTCCTGATCTTCCTGTTCACGGGGCTGTTCATGACGCCGATGGCCGCCGCGGACGGCACCACGACGCACTTCTCGGACGCCCTGTTCACGGCGGCGAGCGTGGTGTGCGTCACCGGGCTCGCGACGGTCGACATGGCGACGCACTGGTCGGTGTTCGGCAAGGTCCTCGTCGTCATCGGCACGCAGATCGGCGCGCTCGGGGTGCTGACCTTCGCGTCGATCCTCGGCCTGGTGGTGACGCGCCGACTCGGACTCCGCGCGAAGCTCATGGCCGCGGGTGACTCGAACCCGCTCCGCACCCACCACGGTGCCGTGCCGGAAGGGCAGGCCGTCCGACTCGGTGACGTCGGCACGCTGCTCCTCACCGTCGCGGTGAGCACCCTGTCGATCGAGATCGTCCTGGGCCTGCTGCTGCTGCCGAGCGTCCTGGTGACGGGGATCCCGTTCTGGTCCGCGGTGGGTGACTCGTTCTACTACGCGGCGATGGCGTTCACGAACACCGGGTTCGCGCCGAACGCCGAGGGACTCGACCCGTTCGCGCACGACTACTGGTTCCTCAGCCTGCTCATGGTCGGGGTCGTCGCCGGGTCGATCGGGTTCCCGGTGATCCGCACCCTGACGAAGCAGCTGCGCTCCCCCAGGCGGTGGCCGATCCACGTCAAGCTCACGCTGGTGACGAGCGGCGTCCTGCTGCTCGGCGGTGCGGTGACCTACATCGCGCTCGAGGCGTCGAACCCCGCCACGTTCGGGCGGGAGGGCGCCGGCCGGACTGCCTTCCAGGCGCTCTTCCTGTCGACGATGACGCGGTCCGGTGGGTTCTCGCTCGTGGACTTCGACGAGCTGCACGGGTCGAGCCTGCTGGTCACCGACATGCTCATGTTCATCGGTGGCGGCTCCGCCTCCACCGCCGGCGGCATCAAGGTCACCACGCTCGCCGTGCTGTTCCTGGCGGCCGTCGCGGAGGCCCGTGGCCGGCAGAGCATGGAGGCGTTCGGCCGGCGGATCCCCAGTGACGTCCTCCGCGTCGCCGTGGCGATCGTGCTGTGGGGTGCCACCATCGTCGCGATCGCCACCGTCGTGCTGCTGCAGATCACGCACGAGCCGCTCGACCGCGTCCTGTTCGAGGTGATCTCGGCGTTCGCCACGTGCGGGCTGTCGTCCGGCGTCTCGTCGGCCCTGCCGGACTCCGGCAAGTACGTGCTCGCCGCCACGATGTTCCTCGGCCGGGTCGGTACAGTGACCATCGCCGCCGCGCTCGCAGCCAGTCAGAGCCGGCAGCTGTTCCGCCGTCCCGAGGAGAGGCCGATCGTTGGCTGA
- a CDS encoding ArsR/SmtB family transcription factor → MADIFSVVADPTRRALLGELLTAYGADATGGELSVGQLVLRLGVSQPTVSKHLRVLRDIGLVTSREEGQHRYYRLDPEPLLGIEDWVVPFTNAVDADGTPATTSWTPDGQPVSFRRGAPGGRGTVEVGTELGRVMAEASHRATVAFTGAQQGWERVVDRSRRRFTKRPEDD, encoded by the coding sequence ATGGCCGACATCTTCAGCGTCGTCGCGGACCCGACGCGGCGGGCACTGCTGGGCGAACTGCTCACCGCGTACGGGGCGGACGCGACCGGCGGCGAACTCAGCGTCGGACAGCTCGTGCTGCGCCTCGGCGTGAGCCAGCCGACGGTGTCGAAGCACCTCCGCGTGCTCCGCGACATCGGGCTCGTCACCAGCCGTGAAGAGGGCCAACACCGCTACTACCGCCTGGACCCGGAGCCCCTGCTCGGCATCGAGGACTGGGTCGTCCCGTTCACGAACGCGGTGGACGCCGACGGCACCCCGGCGACGACGTCGTGGACACCGGACGGCCAGCCGGTGTCGTTCCGCCGCGGTGCGCCGGGCGGCAGGGGGACCGTCGAGGTCGGGACCGAACTGGGCCGGGTGATGGCCGAGGCGTCGCACCGCGCGACCGTGGCGTTCACCGGCGCGCAGCAGGGGTGGGAGCGTGTCGTCGACCGCAGCCGCCGTCGGTTCACGAAGCGCCCCGAGGACGACTGA
- a CDS encoding helix-turn-helix domain-containing protein: MTGSFDDVRFLTVAEVAEMMRVSKMTVYRMVHAGELPAIRFGRSFRVPESAVAEMLRGGIADVG, from the coding sequence ATGACCGGCAGTTTCGACGACGTGCGCTTCCTCACCGTCGCGGAGGTCGCCGAGATGATGCGTGTCTCCAAGATGACGGTCTACCGCATGGTGCACGCCGGCGAGCTCCCCGCCATCCGGTTCGGTCGGTCCTTCCGGGTCCCCGAGTCGGCGGTCGCGGAGATGCTCCGTGGCGGCATCGCCGACGTCGGCTGA
- a CDS encoding 30S ribosomal protein bS22 produces the protein MGSVIKKRRKRMAKKKHRKLLRKTRHQRRNKK, from the coding sequence ATGGGTTCTGTCATCAAGAAGCGTCGCAAGCGCATGGCGAAGAAGAAGCACCGCAAGCTCCTTCGCAAGACGCGTCACCAGCGTCGCAACAAGAAGTAA
- a CDS encoding glutaredoxin family protein produces MPAVTLLTKPGCHLCDDARPVVEQVVSAHPGTTLQERSILDDDALRQEYAEDIPVVLVDGRVHSNWHVDAERLARAIELAEARA; encoded by the coding sequence ATGCCCGCCGTGACGCTCCTCACCAAGCCCGGATGCCACCTCTGCGACGACGCGCGACCCGTCGTGGAACAGGTCGTGTCCGCGCACCCCGGCACGACCCTCCAGGAACGGTCGATCCTCGACGACGACGCGCTCCGCCAGGAGTACGCCGAGGACATCCCCGTCGTGCTCGTCGACGGCCGCGTGCACAGCAACTGGCACGTCGATGCCGAGCGACTCGCCCGGGCGATCGAACTCGCGGAGGCCCGCGCGTGA
- a CDS encoding Dabb family protein, with product MIRHVVSWTLREDLDRDVAVARVRELLTGLVGVVGSIRSLEVVENVAYPGKNQDLAVVATFDDLAGLDEYQFHPDHQAAAAEIRAMVTSRAAIDWQD from the coding sequence GTGATCCGCCACGTCGTCTCCTGGACCCTGCGCGAGGACCTCGACCGCGACGTCGCCGTCGCCCGCGTCCGCGAACTGCTCACCGGTCTCGTCGGGGTCGTCGGCTCGATCCGGTCGCTCGAGGTCGTCGAGAACGTCGCCTACCCGGGGAAGAACCAGGACCTGGCGGTCGTCGCGACCTTCGACGACCTCGCCGGCCTCGACGAGTACCAGTTCCACCCGGACCACCAGGCCGCCGCTGCCGAGATCCGCGCGATGGTCACCAGCCGCGCGGCCATCGACTGGCAGGACTGA
- the aspS gene encoding aspartate--tRNA(Asn) ligase, protein MIERTRIADLASLPDGPVSVAGWVETVRDQKKVQFVVLRDESGAVQLVNPATREAVEGDDTSAAALATTETISGLAHGSFIHVTGTLKADERVKLGGLEVKVGELTVVSAAIPETPIADDSSLDKRLDWRFLDLRNRKQNLIFRIQTTMEHAFRTYWVERDYIEIHTPKLMASASESRAELFQLEYFETTAYLSQSPQNFKQMAQPAGFGAVFEIADAFRADPSFTSRHATEFTSVDAEFSWIESHEDVMAMHEEVLVAGITAVKEKYGKDIEEVFGFELQVPSTPFPRVTLAEARTIVAESGHDVVRADGDLDPEGERRVSAWAKEHHGSEFVFVTDYDASIRPYYHMRHADDPTLTNSYDLLFNGAEISTGAQREHRVDVLTAQAEEKGLDPAELGWYLDFFRYGVPPHGGFGMGLARVLMLMLGEPSIREVTYLFRGPTRLTP, encoded by the coding sequence GTGATCGAACGCACCCGCATCGCCGACCTCGCAAGCCTCCCCGACGGCCCCGTCTCCGTGGCCGGATGGGTCGAGACCGTCCGCGATCAGAAGAAGGTGCAGTTCGTCGTCCTCCGCGACGAGAGCGGCGCCGTCCAGCTGGTCAACCCCGCCACCCGTGAAGCCGTCGAGGGTGACGACACCTCCGCCGCGGCGCTCGCCACCACCGAGACGATCTCGGGTCTGGCGCACGGCTCCTTCATCCACGTGACCGGCACGCTGAAGGCCGACGAGCGCGTCAAGCTCGGCGGGCTCGAGGTCAAGGTGGGCGAGCTCACCGTCGTCAGCGCCGCCATCCCCGAGACACCGATCGCCGACGACTCCTCGCTCGACAAGCGTCTCGACTGGCGTTTCCTCGACCTGCGCAACCGCAAGCAGAACCTCATCTTCCGCATCCAGACCACGATGGAGCACGCGTTCCGCACCTACTGGGTCGAGCGCGACTACATCGAGATCCACACCCCGAAGCTGATGGCGTCGGCGTCCGAGTCCCGCGCCGAGCTCTTCCAGCTCGAGTACTTCGAGACCACCGCGTACCTGTCGCAGTCGCCGCAGAACTTCAAGCAGATGGCGCAGCCCGCGGGCTTCGGTGCCGTGTTCGAGATCGCCGACGCCTTCCGCGCCGACCCCTCGTTCACCTCGCGCCACGCCACCGAGTTCACCAGCGTCGACGCCGAGTTCTCGTGGATCGAGTCGCACGAGGACGTCATGGCGATGCACGAAGAGGTCCTGGTCGCCGGCATCACCGCGGTCAAGGAGAAGTACGGCAAGGACATCGAGGAGGTCTTCGGCTTCGAGCTGCAGGTCCCGTCGACGCCGTTCCCCCGCGTGACCCTGGCCGAGGCCCGGACCATCGTCGCCGAGAGCGGCCACGACGTCGTCCGCGCCGACGGCGACCTGGACCCCGAGGGCGAGCGCCGCGTGTCGGCCTGGGCCAAGGAGCACCACGGCTCGGAGTTCGTCTTCGTCACCGACTACGACGCCTCGATCCGGCCGTACTACCACATGCGCCACGCCGACGACCCGACGCTCACGAACAGCTACGACCTGCTGTTCAACGGCGCCGAGATCTCCACGGGTGCGCAGCGTGAGCACCGTGTCGACGTCCTCACCGCCCAGGCGGAGGAGAAGGGCCTCGACCCCGCCGAGCTCGGCTGGTACCTGGACTTCTTCCGCTACGGCGTGCCGCCGCACGGCGGGTTCGGGATGGGTCTGGCCCGCGTGCTCATGCTCATGCTCGGCGAGCCGTCCATCCGCGAGGTCACGTACCTGTTCCGCGGCCCGACGCGCCTGACCCCGTAG